From one Synechococcus sp. WH 8016 genomic stretch:
- a CDS encoding pirin-like bicupin family protein: MIPPKITNHPALVFRPAQERFHSVLDWLDSWHSFSFADHHDPDWMGFGPLRVINDDTISAGRGFGMHPHRDMEIITVMIEGELQHQDSAGNSGVIQAGDVQRMSAGTGIRHSEINESEQSCRLLQIWIEPSQQGLAPAYEQRRIALTDQTWVPVLDPHNREAMAIARPIQLWRLRLAQGKSMQLPDLAYPQAWLQMINGAISISGANAASLSNLGRGDGLGFDPAQAGINQIHSSDNQTDLLLFGLS, encoded by the coding sequence ATGATTCCGCCCAAGATCACAAACCATCCAGCCCTGGTGTTCCGTCCGGCCCAAGAACGCTTTCACAGTGTTTTGGACTGGCTCGATTCATGGCATAGCTTTTCCTTTGCTGATCATCACGATCCCGACTGGATGGGATTCGGGCCTCTACGCGTCATCAATGACGACACGATTTCTGCAGGTCGGGGGTTTGGCATGCATCCCCATCGCGACATGGAGATCATCACGGTGATGATCGAAGGCGAGCTCCAACATCAGGATTCAGCCGGAAACAGCGGCGTCATTCAAGCTGGAGATGTGCAGCGGATGAGCGCCGGAACTGGAATCAGGCACAGCGAAATCAATGAAAGCGAACAAAGCTGCCGGTTGCTGCAGATCTGGATCGAACCCAGCCAGCAAGGACTCGCGCCTGCCTATGAGCAACGCAGGATTGCCCTGACCGATCAAACATGGGTCCCAGTGCTGGATCCCCACAACCGAGAAGCCATGGCGATTGCGCGCCCGATTCAGCTCTGGCGCCTACGTCTTGCCCAAGGCAAAAGCATGCAACTGCCAGACCTCGCCTATCCCCAGGCCTGGCTTCAGATGATCAATGGGGCGATCTCGATCTCCGGAGCAAACGCTGCATCCCTATCAAACCTTGGCCGAGGCGATGGGCTTGGATTTGATCCAGCGCAAGCAGGCATCAACCAAATCCATTCCTCAGACAATCAAACCGACTTACTCCTATTTGGGCTGAGCTAA
- a CDS encoding diflavin flavoprotein: MATSSLKPSVTAASTSPRLSLQSEVIAADSSTIRSLDWERSRFDIEFGLRNGTTYNAFLVRGERTALIDTSHAKFRDTWLPLLKEQIDPTQIDHLIVSHTEPDHSGLIGDLIELNPEIEIVGSKVAIQFLKDQVHRPFRSRAVKSGEELDLGTNPESGVQHRFEFLSAPNLHWPDTIFSFDHGSGILYTCDAFGLHYCSEDVFDSDPGAIAPDFRFYYDCLMGPNARSVLQALKRMDGLPEINTIAVGHGPLLRHHLSHWINDYREWSGQRNKGESYAAVCYLSQYGFCDRLSQAIAHGIGKTEAQVQLVDLRATDAQELTALISEAKAVVVPTWPAQADAELQSSIGTLLAALHGKQLVGVYDAFGGDDEPIDSVAGQLRSQGQKEAFPPLRIRQLPQGGDYQRCEESGTDLGQLLTRDKTIAAMKSLDGDLDKALGRLSGGLYVVTASQGDGDSLRRSAMVASWVSQASFTPPGITVAVAKDRAIEALMQVGDQFVLNILREDNHQQLLRHFLKRFPPGADRFAGINVLEEEAEGGPVLGDALAYLGCRVEQRLEGPDHWVIYAVVEQGNVADANAITAVHHRKVGNHY; the protein is encoded by the coding sequence ATGGCCACCTCCAGCTTGAAGCCATCAGTGACTGCAGCAAGCACCAGTCCGAGGCTCTCCCTTCAATCGGAAGTGATTGCTGCTGACAGCAGCACGATTCGCTCCCTCGACTGGGAGCGAAGCCGTTTCGATATTGAATTTGGCCTCCGCAACGGCACCACCTACAACGCGTTTTTGGTGCGAGGGGAACGCACCGCCTTAATCGATACGAGTCACGCCAAATTTCGCGACACCTGGCTGCCCCTCTTAAAGGAACAAATCGATCCAACCCAGATCGATCACCTGATCGTGAGCCATACCGAGCCAGACCACTCAGGGCTGATTGGAGACCTGATTGAGCTGAACCCTGAGATCGAAATTGTTGGATCCAAGGTGGCGATTCAATTCCTCAAAGATCAGGTCCACAGGCCCTTCCGCTCCCGAGCCGTGAAAAGCGGAGAAGAGCTCGATCTCGGCACCAATCCTGAGAGCGGGGTTCAACATCGCTTTGAGTTTCTAAGCGCACCCAACCTCCACTGGCCGGACACGATTTTTTCGTTTGATCACGGCAGCGGAATTCTCTACACCTGCGATGCCTTTGGGCTGCACTACTGCTCAGAGGACGTCTTTGACAGCGATCCTGGCGCCATTGCCCCGGATTTCCGCTTCTACTACGACTGCTTAATGGGGCCCAATGCCCGCAGCGTGCTTCAAGCGCTCAAGCGCATGGATGGTCTGCCAGAGATCAACACCATCGCAGTAGGTCATGGCCCCTTGCTTCGCCATCACCTCAGCCACTGGATCAACGATTACCGCGAATGGAGCGGACAACGTAATAAGGGCGAAAGTTACGCGGCCGTTTGTTATTTGAGTCAATACGGCTTCTGTGATCGCCTCAGTCAGGCGATCGCCCACGGCATCGGCAAGACCGAGGCTCAGGTCCAGCTTGTCGACCTGCGCGCCACCGATGCCCAAGAGCTCACAGCCCTGATCAGCGAAGCCAAGGCCGTGGTGGTGCCCACCTGGCCAGCGCAAGCAGATGCTGAACTGCAAAGCAGCATTGGAACGCTGTTGGCTGCCTTGCATGGCAAGCAACTTGTAGGGGTCTACGACGCCTTTGGTGGCGATGACGAGCCCATCGATTCCGTGGCCGGTCAATTACGCAGCCAGGGACAAAAGGAGGCCTTCCCCCCTCTCCGCATTCGCCAGCTTCCACAAGGTGGTGACTACCAGCGCTGCGAAGAATCAGGCACTGACCTCGGCCAGCTGTTGACGCGCGACAAAACGATCGCAGCCATGAAAAGTTTGGACGGGGATCTCGATAAAGCCCTAGGCCGTCTCAGCGGAGGGCTTTATGTGGTCACGGCCAGCCAGGGCGACGGTGACAGCTTGCGCCGAAGCGCGATGGTGGCGAGTTGGGTGAGTCAGGCCAGCTTCACCCCACCAGGCATCACCGTGGCCGTGGCCAAAGACAGGGCGATCGAGGCTCTCATGCAGGTGGGGGATCAATTTGTGCTGAATATTCTCCGAGAGGACAACCATCAACAACTTCTCAGACATTTCCTTAAACGCTTCCCACCGGGCGCCGACCGTTTCGCAGGCATCAATGTGCTGGAGGAGGAGGCTGAGGGCGGCCCCGTCCTCGGAGATGCCCTGGCCTACCTCGGCTGTCGCGTCGAACAACGCCTGGAAGGTCCCGATCACTGGGTGATCTATGCCGTGGTGGAGCAGGGGAACGTGGCTGATGCCAATGCCATCACCGCCGTCCATCACCGCAAAGTAGGAAATCACTACTGA
- a CDS encoding rubrerythrin family protein produces MDLSKPSTQANLEAAFGGESMANRKYLFFADVAKKLGRSDLAKLFRDTAAQETEHAFAHFRLLHPELVFDDPDALSDDDKQALLTRCLELAIEGETYEYTTMYPEFAAQARNDRDHGAAAEFVEQTSESKEHAGIFKTAAKNFGLLTPIEQHHAESYGVALEALQGKGSAGQADEPVPGKWICKVCSMIYDPAEGDPDSGIAPGTPFEAIPDDWSCPICGVRKASFVPYREAELKAA; encoded by the coding sequence ATGGATCTCTCCAAGCCTTCCACCCAGGCCAACCTGGAAGCAGCCTTTGGCGGCGAAAGCATGGCCAATCGCAAGTATTTGTTTTTTGCTGATGTCGCCAAGAAGCTCGGCCGCAGCGATCTCGCCAAGCTTTTCCGCGACACCGCCGCCCAAGAAACAGAACACGCGTTTGCTCACTTCCGCCTGCTGCATCCGGAACTCGTCTTTGACGACCCCGATGCGCTTAGCGACGACGACAAACAAGCGTTGCTAACTCGCTGTCTTGAGCTTGCCATCGAAGGCGAGACCTACGAATACACCACGATGTATCCGGAGTTTGCTGCGCAAGCCCGCAACGATCGCGATCATGGGGCCGCGGCTGAATTCGTCGAACAAACCAGCGAATCCAAAGAACACGCAGGCATCTTTAAAACAGCGGCCAAGAACTTCGGGCTGCTCACTCCCATCGAACAACACCATGCCGAGTCGTATGGCGTTGCCCTTGAAGCCCTTCAAGGCAAGGGCTCGGCGGGACAGGCCGATGAACCCGTACCAGGCAAATGGATCTGCAAGGTGTGCTCGATGATTTACGACCCCGCAGAGGGCGATCCCGACTCCGGAATTGCGCCCGGCACACCCTTCGAAGCGATTCCAGATGATTGGTCCTGCCCCATTTGCGGAGTGCGCAAAGCCAGCTTCGTTCCCTACCGGGAAGCGGAATTAAAGGCCGCCTGA
- a CDS encoding diflavin flavoprotein has translation MATSNLEAPAAVTRQVIQLPIDEGLTCLRGLSPQRLRFELEYALERGSTANSFLFDAGTDGEGQHQTALLVHPPGKAYGKAFLLALADRLPAQTKALKVVVGHVNPNRVALLRDLAGLYPELELIASNAGAKLLGELWSQRKPAAPGQENDQPAIPDLPAIQVIRQEQTLPLSHFHQLQLVPAPTPRWPGGLLAFEESLGLLMSGKLFSAHICTDQWAESGRSATEEERRHFYDCLMAPMAGQVDSLVERLEELDITTVAPGHGPAIDTSWRSLFNDYRRWGESQQQASLSVALLFASAYGNTAAIADALAQGVGRTGIRITSLNCEFTPPDELINTIKQADGILIGSPTLGGHAPTPIVSALGTLLAEGDRSKPVGVFGSFGWSGEAIDLLENKLRDGGFHFAFDPIRVKFSPDAAMIRTLEETGTRFGRELHREQRKQQRRSGGGLSESRSDPAVLALGRVVGSLCVLTARKGELSGAMIASWVTQASFTPPGFTVAVAKDRAVEALLHIGDCFALNVLAEGRESGPMKQFLQPFEPGADRFAGLELKASPSEQPLLPDALAWMEATVKQRMECGDHWLIYAEVSHGGVVDSDSTTAVHQRRSGANY, from the coding sequence ATGGCAACCTCCAACCTCGAGGCCCCTGCGGCCGTGACCCGGCAAGTGATCCAATTGCCGATCGATGAAGGACTCACCTGCCTGCGGGGGCTGAGTCCCCAACGGCTCCGGTTCGAATTGGAATATGCGCTGGAACGGGGCAGCACCGCCAATAGTTTTTTGTTCGATGCGGGCACGGATGGCGAGGGCCAGCATCAGACCGCCCTCCTGGTGCATCCTCCTGGCAAGGCTTATGGGAAGGCCTTCCTTCTGGCTCTTGCCGATCGGCTTCCCGCCCAAACCAAGGCGCTGAAGGTGGTGGTGGGCCACGTCAACCCCAACAGGGTGGCCCTGCTCCGTGATCTGGCGGGCCTTTATCCCGAGCTCGAACTGATTGCTTCCAACGCTGGAGCCAAGCTTTTAGGGGAACTCTGGTCACAACGCAAACCTGCCGCCCCGGGGCAGGAGAACGACCAGCCAGCCATCCCCGACCTGCCCGCCATCCAGGTGATCCGCCAAGAGCAAACGCTGCCTCTCAGCCATTTTCATCAGCTGCAGCTCGTTCCCGCTCCCACCCCCCGATGGCCAGGGGGGTTGTTGGCGTTTGAAGAGTCCCTCGGACTGTTGATGAGCGGCAAGCTGTTTTCGGCGCACATCTGTACCGATCAGTGGGCTGAGTCCGGTCGCAGTGCAACGGAAGAAGAGCGGCGTCACTTTTACGACTGCTTGATGGCACCGATGGCCGGCCAGGTGGACTCCCTGGTGGAACGCCTCGAAGAGCTCGATATCACCACGGTGGCACCGGGCCACGGTCCAGCCATCGACACAAGCTGGCGCAGCTTGTTCAATGACTACCGGCGCTGGGGAGAAAGCCAACAGCAAGCCAGCTTGTCGGTTGCATTGCTGTTTGCCAGTGCTTACGGAAACACCGCTGCCATTGCGGATGCCCTAGCGCAGGGTGTGGGCCGCACGGGGATTCGAATCACCAGTCTCAACTGTGAATTCACCCCTCCCGACGAGCTGATCAACACGATCAAACAAGCCGATGGCATTTTGATCGGCTCACCAACGCTCGGCGGCCATGCGCCAACCCCGATCGTCTCCGCCTTGGGAACGCTCCTTGCCGAAGGAGATCGCAGTAAACCCGTGGGGGTGTTTGGCAGCTTTGGCTGGAGCGGTGAAGCGATCGACCTCCTCGAAAACAAGCTTCGCGACGGAGGATTTCACTTTGCGTTCGACCCGATCCGGGTGAAGTTCAGCCCCGACGCAGCGATGATTCGAACCCTCGAAGAAACCGGCACCCGGTTCGGTCGCGAGTTGCATCGAGAGCAGCGCAAACAGCAACGCCGCAGCGGAGGCGGGCTGAGCGAAAGCCGCAGTGACCCTGCCGTTCTGGCCCTAGGTCGCGTCGTGGGCTCTCTCTGCGTTCTCACCGCGCGAAAGGGTGAACTCTCCGGGGCCATGATTGCGAGCTGGGTCACCCAAGCCAGCTTCACGCCACCGGGATTCACCGTGGCAGTGGCGAAGGATCGAGCGGTTGAGGCCCTCCTGCATATCGGCGATTGCTTTGCTCTGAACGTGCTCGCTGAAGGGCGCGAGAGCGGGCCCATGAAGCAATTCCTGCAACCGTTTGAACCTGGAGCCGATCGCTTTGCCGGCTTAGAACTGAAGGCCAGCCCAAGTGAACAACCCTTGCTGCCAGACGCCTTAGCGTGGATGGAGGCCACAGTGAAGCAACGCATGGAATGCGGGGATCACTGGCTGATTTACGCCGAGGTCTCCCATGGCGGTGTGGTCGATTCCGATAGCACCACCGCGGTGCATCAGCGACGCAGTGGTGCTAATTACTAG
- a CDS encoding NADPH-dependent FMN reductase, protein MNKPNTSDVLVITASNGENLKLAQRFVETAGTLGQSADLLDLTTIDLPLFTPRAQSKATPEAVPPLEALLTASPRWVICAPEYNGSIPPCLTNAIAWLSVQGDDFRALFNGRPIAIATFSGGGGMELLLSLRIQLTHLGAEVVGRQLLSNHSKPAKDDSIQDLLQRLGQKQPIQ, encoded by the coding sequence ATGAACAAACCAAACACGAGCGATGTTTTGGTGATCACCGCCAGCAACGGCGAAAACCTCAAGCTGGCGCAACGTTTCGTAGAGACAGCAGGAACCCTGGGCCAATCAGCCGACCTGCTTGATCTCACGACGATCGACCTGCCCTTATTCACCCCCAGGGCGCAATCCAAAGCCACGCCGGAGGCGGTTCCCCCCCTTGAGGCACTGCTGACGGCCTCTCCCCGTTGGGTGATTTGCGCACCGGAATACAACGGCTCGATTCCCCCCTGCCTCACCAATGCCATTGCCTGGCTGTCGGTTCAAGGTGACGATTTTCGGGCACTCTTCAACGGTCGGCCGATCGCCATCGCCACGTTCTCAGGAGGCGGGGGCATGGAACTGCTGCTGTCTCTTCGCATCCAGCTCACGCACCTCGGGGCCGAAGTTGTCGGTCGTCAATTGCTCAGCAATCACTCCAAACCAGCCAAGGACGACAGCATCCAGGACCTGCTGCAACGCCTGGGACAAAAGCAACCGATTCAATGA